From one Streptomyces spiramyceticus genomic stretch:
- a CDS encoding SIMPL domain-containing protein, whose product MTDETNNPTPPHGTPGAAGTPDAPRVAVQGEARLEFDPEIARIGITVTARGTDRRTALEDLTRRNTIALDLVKTYGDAIEKLETGAFSISPELTKHGRGERIRAYHGRVYITAVLTDFTALGELTTRLADLELTQVDGPWWSMRPDSPAYGEVRRQAVREAVKRAREYAHALGAELSALLELADPGAEDTGPVPVAFAGRARHMSMAYPEGAEEAPALDLEPQRQTIYAQVNARFTMTPPQL is encoded by the coding sequence GTGACCGACGAAACGAACAACCCCACACCCCCGCACGGCACTCCCGGCGCAGCAGGCACCCCGGACGCCCCACGCGTCGCAGTACAAGGCGAAGCACGCCTCGAATTCGACCCCGAGATCGCCCGCATCGGAATCACCGTCACCGCCCGCGGTACGGACCGCCGCACCGCACTCGAAGACCTCACCCGGCGCAACACCATCGCCCTCGACCTCGTCAAAACGTACGGCGACGCCATCGAAAAGCTGGAAACCGGAGCCTTCTCCATCAGTCCCGAACTCACCAAACACGGCCGCGGCGAACGCATCCGCGCCTACCACGGCCGCGTCTACATCACCGCAGTCCTCACCGACTTCACCGCCCTCGGCGAACTCACCACCCGCCTCGCCGACCTCGAACTCACCCAAGTAGACGGCCCCTGGTGGAGCATGCGCCCCGACTCACCCGCATACGGCGAAGTCCGCCGCCAAGCCGTACGAGAAGCCGTCAAACGCGCCCGCGAATACGCCCACGCACTCGGCGCCGAACTCTCCGCCCTCCTCGAACTCGCCGACCCCGGCGCCGAAGACACAGGCCCCGTCCCCGTCGCCTTCGCGGGCCGCGCCCGCCACATGTCGATGGCCTACCCGGAAGGCGCGGAGGAAGCCCCCGCCCTTGACCTGGAACCACAACGCCAGACCATCTACGCGCAGGTGAACGCCCGCTTCACCATGACCCCACCCCAACTGTGA
- a CDS encoding pyridoxal phosphate-dependent decarboxylase family protein yields MSTPPTGTPLPPLAGGKDGPAALRPLLATVLDALHEGAVARGGPLPAGGPDAVATRLRNAAEPVLPTTGTGAEEALRTLVRALTEGAADPADPLCAAHLHCPPLAVATAADLAASALNASLDSWDQAPAASVLEAQVARTLAAEVYPDGPAPDALVTTGGTEANQLALLLARERHGAVQLVCGANAHHSLRRAAWLLGLPEPVTVPAPAGVIDLITLDEALTDLHHPVLVAATAGTTDTGQIDPLPEIADLCAQHNAELHIDAAYGGPLLFSDTHKTRLTGLARAHTVALDLHKLGWQPIAAGLLAVPDTANLSSLTHQADYLNADDDTEAGLPDLLGRSLRTTRRPDVLKVAVTLRALGRQGLADLVDRTCAAAQHLADLVDKNPGLELYDRPTISTVLFRPTHATDDDIAATRRTLLTEGRAVLGRARADNRLWLKATLLNPHTTPSDLEALLSHLPPTRHLPTTPHLPLPEGIAHR; encoded by the coding sequence ATGAGTACGCCGCCAACCGGCACCCCCCTCCCGCCCCTCGCCGGCGGCAAGGACGGGCCGGCCGCCCTGCGGCCACTCCTCGCCACCGTCCTCGACGCCCTCCACGAAGGAGCCGTCGCCCGCGGCGGACCACTCCCCGCCGGCGGCCCCGACGCCGTCGCGACGCGCCTGCGCAACGCCGCCGAACCCGTACTCCCCACCACAGGCACCGGCGCCGAAGAAGCCCTCCGTACCCTCGTCCGCGCTCTCACCGAAGGCGCCGCCGACCCCGCCGACCCCCTCTGCGCCGCTCACCTGCACTGCCCACCGCTCGCCGTCGCCACCGCAGCCGACCTCGCCGCGTCCGCGCTCAACGCATCCCTGGACTCCTGGGACCAAGCGCCCGCCGCCTCCGTACTGGAAGCCCAAGTGGCCCGTACGCTCGCCGCCGAGGTCTACCCCGACGGCCCCGCCCCCGACGCCCTCGTCACCACCGGCGGCACCGAAGCCAACCAGCTCGCCCTCCTCCTCGCCCGCGAACGCCACGGCGCCGTACAGCTCGTCTGCGGAGCCAACGCCCACCACTCACTGCGCCGCGCCGCCTGGCTCCTCGGCCTCCCCGAGCCGGTCACCGTCCCCGCCCCCGCAGGCGTCATCGACCTGATCACACTCGACGAAGCCCTCACCGACCTGCACCACCCCGTGCTCGTAGCCGCCACCGCAGGCACCACCGACACCGGCCAGATCGACCCGCTCCCCGAAATCGCCGACCTCTGCGCGCAGCACAACGCCGAACTCCACATCGACGCCGCATACGGCGGGCCCCTCCTCTTCAGCGACACCCACAAGACCCGGCTCACCGGCCTGGCCCGCGCCCACACCGTCGCCCTCGACCTGCACAAACTCGGCTGGCAACCCATCGCCGCAGGCCTCCTCGCCGTACCCGACACCGCCAACCTGAGCAGCCTCACCCACCAGGCCGACTACCTCAACGCCGACGACGACACCGAAGCCGGCCTCCCCGACCTCCTCGGCCGGTCCCTCCGTACGACCCGACGCCCCGACGTCCTCAAAGTCGCCGTCACACTCCGCGCACTCGGCCGCCAAGGACTCGCCGACCTCGTCGACCGCACCTGCGCCGCCGCACAGCACCTCGCCGACCTCGTCGACAAGAACCCCGGCCTGGAGCTCTACGACCGCCCCACCATCAGCACCGTGCTCTTCCGCCCCACCCACGCCACCGACGACGACATCGCCGCAACCCGCCGCACCCTCCTCACCGAAGGCCGCGCAGTCCTGGGCCGCGCCCGCGCCGACAACCGCCTCTGGCTGAAAGCCACCCTGCTCAACCCGCACACCACCCCCAGCGACCTGGAAGCCCTCCTGTCACACCTGCCACCCACGCGACACCTACCAACCACGCCACACCTGCCACTCCCGGAAGGCATTGCCCACCGATGA
- a CDS encoding bifunctional metallophosphatase/5'-nucleotidase — protein MPLNRRTFLGRSAAAAAAGAGVAIAGGGVAAAAEAAPAEGRGRSPKRYSFTVMGTTDLHGNVFNWDYFTDKEFDDKAHNDVGLAKISTLVNRIREEKGRRNTMLIDAGDTIQGTQLSYYYAKVDPITAEHGPVHPMAQSMNAIGYDAAALGNHEFNYGIPVLRKFEEQCDFPLLGANALDAKTLRPAFPPYFMKRLRTPCGRDVRVAVLGLTNPGIAIWDKANVQGKMTFPGLEEQAAKWVPKLRSMGADVVIVSAHSGSSGTSSYGDQLPYVENAAGLVAEQVAGIDAILVGHAHTEIAEYFVANKETGKKVVLSEPLKWGQRLTLFDFDLVWAKGRWVVEKVGAKVLNSNTVEEDPEITKLLGDEHEKVVAYVNQVIGTSTVAMTTAEAAWKDEPLIDLINHVQAETVKAALAGGAYAALPVLSQASCFSRSAVVPAGEVTIKDAAGLYPFENTLEARLVSGAQLKDYLEFSARYYVQTAAGAPVDTAKLTNAGGIPDYNYDVVSGPGLTYEIDIAKPAGSRVVKLSFDGKPVDGAAQFVLAVNNYRASGGGAFPHIAGSKQLWANSEEIRNTIITWVKGKGTVDPAEFAVVGWRLTREGTPVF, from the coding sequence ATGCCGCTGAACCGTAGGACGTTTCTGGGCCGTTCGGCCGCTGCCGCTGCTGCGGGGGCTGGTGTGGCGATCGCGGGAGGGGGCGTGGCCGCGGCCGCGGAGGCGGCGCCCGCGGAGGGTCGTGGGCGTTCGCCGAAGCGGTACTCGTTCACTGTCATGGGGACGACCGACCTGCACGGCAATGTCTTCAACTGGGACTACTTCACGGACAAGGAGTTCGACGACAAGGCGCACAACGATGTGGGTCTGGCGAAGATCTCGACCCTGGTGAACCGGATCCGGGAGGAGAAGGGCCGCCGTAACACGATGCTCATTGACGCGGGCGACACCATCCAGGGCACCCAGTTGTCGTACTACTACGCCAAGGTCGACCCGATCACGGCGGAGCACGGCCCTGTGCACCCGATGGCGCAGTCTATGAATGCCATCGGGTACGACGCGGCGGCTCTCGGCAATCACGAATTCAATTACGGCATTCCGGTGCTGCGGAAGTTCGAGGAGCAGTGCGATTTTCCGCTGCTGGGTGCGAATGCGCTGGACGCCAAGACGCTCCGGCCGGCGTTTCCTCCGTACTTCATGAAGCGGCTGCGGACGCCGTGCGGTCGTGATGTGCGGGTGGCGGTTCTCGGGCTGACGAATCCGGGTATCGCGATCTGGGACAAGGCGAATGTGCAGGGGAAGATGACGTTCCCGGGGCTGGAGGAGCAGGCGGCGAAGTGGGTGCCGAAGCTGCGGTCCATGGGTGCGGATGTCGTCATAGTGTCGGCGCACTCGGGGTCGAGCGGCACGTCGTCGTACGGTGACCAGCTTCCGTACGTCGAGAATGCGGCGGGTCTGGTGGCCGAGCAGGTGGCGGGGATCGACGCGATTCTGGTCGGGCATGCGCATACGGAGATCGCCGAGTACTTCGTGGCGAACAAGGAGACAGGCAAGAAGGTTGTTCTGTCGGAGCCGCTCAAGTGGGGGCAGCGGCTGACGCTGTTCGACTTCGATCTGGTGTGGGCGAAGGGCCGCTGGGTGGTGGAGAAGGTGGGGGCGAAGGTTCTCAACTCCAACACGGTGGAGGAGGACCCGGAGATCACGAAGCTGCTGGGTGATGAGCACGAGAAGGTCGTGGCGTACGTCAACCAGGTGATTGGTACGTCCACGGTGGCGATGACGACGGCGGAGGCGGCGTGGAAGGACGAGCCGCTCATTGATCTGATCAACCATGTTCAGGCGGAGACGGTGAAGGCGGCGCTGGCGGGGGGCGCGTATGCGGCGTTGCCTGTGCTGTCGCAGGCGTCGTGTTTCTCGCGGAGTGCGGTGGTGCCTGCGGGCGAGGTGACGATCAAGGATGCGGCGGGTCTGTATCCGTTCGAGAACACGCTTGAGGCACGGCTGGTGAGTGGTGCTCAGCTGAAGGATTACCTGGAGTTCTCGGCGCGGTATTACGTGCAGACGGCGGCGGGGGCGCCGGTGGATACGGCGAAGCTGACGAATGCGGGGGGCATTCCCGACTACAACTACGACGTGGTGTCGGGTCCGGGTCTGACGTATGAGATCGATATTGCCAAGCCGGCTGGTTCGCGGGTGGTGAAGCTGTCGTTCGACGGGAAGCCGGTGGACGGGGCGGCGCAGTTCGTGCTGGCGGTCAACAACTACCGGGCGAGTGGTGGCGGGGCGTTTCCGCACATCGCGGGGTCGAAGCAGTTGTGGGCGAATTCGGAGGAGATCCGGAACACGATCATTACGTGGGTGAAGGGGAAGGGGACGGTGGATCCGGCGGAGTTCGCTGTGGTGGGGTGGAGGCTCACGCGGGAGGGTACGCCGGTGTTTTAG
- the pyk gene encoding pyruvate kinase, with translation MRRAKIVCTLGPATDTYDQIKALVEAGMDIARFNLSHGTYADHEQRYQHVRKASEETGRSVGILADLQGPKIRLGRFREGPVLLERGDEFTITVEPIEGDRHTCGTTYEGLAADVSTGERILVDDGKVSLEVTEVDGPRVRTLVIEGGMVSDNKGLNLPGVAVSVPALSEKDIEDLRWALRTGADIIALSFVRSGRDIQDVHRIMKEEGRRLPVIAKVEKPQAVENIDDIVAAFDGIMVARGDLGVEMPLEQVPIVQKRAIKLAKRNAKPVIVATQMLDSMIENSRPTRAEASDVANAVIDGTDAVMLSGETSVGKYPIETVKTMSRIVEAAEEDILAKGLPPLTERNKPRTQGGSVARAAADMGDFLGAKYLVAFTQSGDTVKRLSRYRSPIPLLAFTPDPATRSQLNLTWGVETFLGPHVDSTDAMVAQVDEHLLRIGRCDKGDIVIITAGSPPGIAGSTNLVRVHHIGEDDPATK, from the coding sequence ATGCGCCGAGCAAAAATCGTCTGCACCCTTGGCCCCGCCACTGACACATACGACCAGATCAAGGCACTGGTCGAAGCCGGAATGGACATCGCCCGCTTCAACCTCAGCCACGGCACCTACGCCGACCACGAACAGCGCTACCAACACGTACGCAAAGCCTCCGAAGAGACCGGCCGCAGCGTCGGCATCCTCGCCGACCTTCAAGGCCCGAAGATCCGCCTCGGACGCTTCCGCGAAGGACCCGTACTCCTTGAACGCGGCGACGAATTCACCATCACCGTCGAACCCATCGAAGGCGACCGCCACACCTGCGGCACAACCTACGAAGGCCTCGCCGCCGACGTCTCCACCGGCGAACGCATCCTCGTAGACGACGGCAAGGTCTCCCTCGAAGTCACCGAGGTCGACGGACCCCGCGTCCGCACCCTCGTCATCGAAGGAGGCATGGTCTCCGACAACAAGGGACTCAACCTCCCCGGCGTCGCCGTCTCCGTCCCCGCCCTCTCCGAAAAAGACATCGAAGACCTCCGCTGGGCCCTGCGCACCGGAGCCGACATCATCGCCCTCTCCTTCGTACGCAGCGGACGCGACATCCAAGACGTCCACCGCATCATGAAAGAAGAAGGCCGCCGGCTCCCCGTCATCGCCAAGGTCGAAAAGCCCCAAGCCGTCGAAAACATCGACGACATCGTGGCCGCCTTCGACGGCATCATGGTCGCCCGCGGCGACCTCGGCGTCGAAATGCCCCTGGAACAAGTCCCGATCGTCCAAAAGCGCGCCATCAAACTCGCCAAGCGCAACGCCAAGCCGGTCATCGTCGCCACGCAGATGCTCGACTCGATGATCGAAAACTCCCGCCCCACCCGCGCCGAAGCCTCCGACGTCGCCAACGCCGTCATCGACGGCACCGACGCGGTGATGCTCTCCGGCGAGACGAGCGTGGGCAAGTACCCCATCGAGACGGTCAAGACGATGAGCCGCATCGTCGAAGCAGCAGAGGAAGACATCCTCGCCAAGGGCCTCCCACCGCTCACCGAACGCAACAAGCCCCGCACCCAGGGCGGCTCCGTCGCCCGCGCCGCCGCCGACATGGGCGACTTCCTCGGCGCGAAGTACCTCGTCGCCTTCACCCAGTCGGGCGACACGGTCAAGCGCCTCTCCCGCTACCGCTCGCCGATCCCGCTCCTGGCCTTCACCCCGGACCCGGCGACCCGCTCCCAGCTCAACCTCACCTGGGGCGTCGAAACCTTCCTCGGCCCCCACGTCGACTCCACCGACGCGATGGTCGCCCAGGTCGACGAGCACCTCCTGCGGATCGGCCGCTGCGACAAGGGCGACATAGTGATCATCACCGCCGGCTCCCCGCCCGGCATCGCAGGCTCGACGAACCTGGTCCGAGTCCACCACATCGGCGAGGACGACCCCGCCACCAAGTAG
- a CDS encoding lysine N(6)-hydroxylase/L-ornithine N(5)-oxygenase family protein, translating to MTAAPPPQEPSPYAQGAWGDPHPPHDLVGIGIGPFNLSLAALADGVHGGLATAFYEQRPTFHWHPGLLIEGATLQVPFLADLVTLVDPASPWSFLNYLRTRERLFPFYFAERFHIQRAEYDAYCRWVSSALPGLHFSHQVDAVRWNAERGAFEVDFTQLGADGEAEALGRAYTRNVALGVGTEPCIPEPLKPLAEAPAVPVIHSSAYLDHRDRLLAAGHITVIGSGQSGAEIFLDLLRARPAGHEKITWLARTEAFAPMEYSKLGLEHFTPDYTRYFHSLPESARDELVPRQWQLHKGIDADTIAAIHNELYQRTLHGGWPDAVLTPGVSVRTAGRVATSKVELHLEHLQQGTRSRITTDAVVLATGYRERPLGQLLAGLDPYIRRDAAERPRIDDQFRLVLDPTITGSVYVQNAERHTHGVGAPDLGLAAWRSATILNSLTGKEPYPLPSRTAFTSFGLERREAPKIPSQQPVLTPLVQSN from the coding sequence ATGACCGCCGCGCCCCCGCCCCAAGAGCCCTCCCCCTACGCCCAAGGGGCGTGGGGGGACCCCCATCCGCCCCACGACCTGGTGGGCATCGGCATCGGCCCGTTCAACCTCTCCCTCGCCGCCCTCGCAGACGGCGTACACGGAGGCCTCGCCACCGCCTTCTACGAACAGCGCCCCACCTTCCACTGGCACCCAGGCCTCCTCATCGAAGGCGCCACCCTCCAAGTCCCCTTCCTCGCCGACCTGGTCACCCTCGTCGACCCCGCAAGCCCCTGGTCCTTCCTCAACTACCTGCGCACCCGCGAGCGGCTCTTCCCCTTCTACTTCGCCGAGCGCTTCCACATCCAGCGCGCCGAATACGACGCCTACTGCCGCTGGGTCAGCTCCGCCCTCCCCGGCCTCCACTTCAGCCACCAGGTCGACGCCGTCCGCTGGAACGCCGAACGCGGCGCCTTCGAAGTCGACTTCACCCAACTCGGCGCCGACGGCGAAGCCGAAGCCCTCGGCCGCGCCTACACCCGCAACGTCGCCCTCGGCGTCGGCACAGAACCCTGCATCCCCGAACCCCTCAAACCACTCGCCGAAGCCCCCGCCGTCCCCGTCATCCACTCCTCCGCATACCTGGACCACCGAGACCGCCTCCTCGCCGCCGGGCACATCACCGTCATCGGCTCGGGCCAGTCCGGCGCCGAAATCTTCCTCGACCTCCTCCGTGCCCGCCCCGCCGGCCACGAGAAGATCACCTGGCTCGCCCGCACCGAAGCATTCGCCCCCATGGAGTACTCCAAGCTCGGCCTGGAACACTTCACCCCCGACTACACCCGCTACTTCCACTCCCTGCCCGAGTCCGCCCGCGACGAACTCGTACCCCGCCAGTGGCAGCTCCACAAAGGCATCGACGCCGACACCATCGCCGCCATCCACAACGAGCTCTACCAGCGCACCCTCCACGGCGGCTGGCCCGACGCCGTCCTCACCCCCGGAGTGTCCGTACGTACGGCAGGCCGCGTCGCCACCAGCAAGGTCGAACTCCACCTCGAACACCTCCAGCAAGGCACCCGATCCCGCATCACCACCGACGCCGTCGTCCTCGCCACCGGCTACCGCGAACGCCCCCTCGGACAACTCCTCGCCGGCCTGGACCCCTACATCCGCCGCGACGCCGCCGAGCGCCCCCGCATCGACGACCAGTTCCGCCTCGTGCTCGACCCCACGATCACCGGCTCGGTGTACGTACAGAACGCCGAACGGCACACCCACGGCGTAGGAGCACCGGACCTCGGCCTCGCGGCGTGGCGCAGCGCGACGATCCTCAACTCCCTGACCGGCAAGGAGCCCTACCCCCTGCCGAGCCGAACGGCATTCACCAGCTTCGGCCTGGAACGCCGCGAAGCCCCAAAAATCCCGTCCCAACAACCCGTTCTGACACCACTGGTCCAGAGCAACTGA